TGTGCCGCAGCGAGTTCTGCCAGCGCTGCGTGTTGCGCCGGTAGTACGGGAACCGGTCCGTGATGAACCGGTAGATCTCCGACAGCGGGAGCATGCGCTCCGGCGAGCTCCAGATCGCCATGGCTGTGAGCGATATGTAGGAGAATGGTGGTTTTTGGTCGCCGTTGAAATCGCGCGACGGTCGCGGCATGTTTTGTGCTTTGAGCGAGCGCCGCGGCCGCGGCAGGCGTGCCGGCGGGGCGGAGCGCCCGGGGACTCCGCCCCGCGCTCCCTCCGCCCGTCAGAATGATAACGAGATGCAACTCGACGAGTAAACCGCATCTCCTTGTGCTATCATTACTGCCGGCGTGATTGACTGCGTTGTTACCTCCTGTTGATTTTATGGTACACACACGCCTTATTATCTTCGCTCTAAGTAGGATAATAAGACTGCGTCTGGATGTAGAAACTATTGATAAATTAGttcacttaaaattttgaaataatcacGTTTAAGTAATAATGTATGCTATTCGCTTATTATTAGAACACTTTGATTTACATATTaggtatacataatattttcgataattatttatcactttcatattataaatatagaacgataattaagtatatcgaatttattttatttgcaataaaattagatgTTACTAGCGCCATCTGTGAGACAGTAGCGAAACCAAAACGAATCTCAACTGTATCACCTATTTTATGCACACATCACGACGGTCCAACTTTGACggattattataaaagctctcatacaaactacgcaatgttatataatatgtggtttgaaatgtaataataaggATATAGCAGTATACGTACggaaaataagtaggtaaatgattatattacaagaagtatattacaataacagtttatttttttttacagtttcaCAAACATGATAAATAGTGTTCAACAGAGACACTTCAAAAATCACatcatacaaaatacataatttcagATAAAGGACTATATCACTACTTCAAGGATATTCACAATTTCTGGGTAAGTTCTGGCACAGCCTTGAACAGATCAGCGACCAATCCATAGTCTGATacctgaaaaagaaattaaaatacatatacgcAGCCATacttatcaaaatcaaatcatttattcagaaattaggccttcgcaggcactttttcacgtcatattctaaatcgGCTATCGGCAAATAGTTCACCAAACTTTGGCCGATTCGACGTTCATTGCTGGTTTTTGctttgcgataaataaaagttctcatacaaactacgcaatgttcgtgcattcgcgtcggcatctgagTTCGGCGAGTAGTGTTGGCATAAAACCATAaacataatgtataaaaagaatgataattatgaatatataaaagtgaaaTATGGCCAAATCAAATAGCGGCtcaaagccgcgagggtttccgtatggtcagcatacggaaaccctcgcggcttctttccaaacttcaattcgaagatgccaccccatgatgatgatgatggccaaaacatccttacatattattaagaaCAAGCCTCCTGTCGCACGCGCTCCTGTTGCCcacgataaactcataaactaccggacggatttttcaCCAATATGGTGATTcatgaggaagatttaggtgtataataaGGTATAAGTCagtggttttacccgagcgaagccgggacggaacGCTAGTTTTCACATAAGATTAAGTTTTAGCTTTATATGAATCAATTCTTTATATGAATCatcatcaaattaaaattgcatGTATAGCATGGGAAATAGTAccgaaaattatattacatgcAAAAGTGTTACATACACTTTGGCAATTTTAGTAGTATATTTCTGTAGACTactaaaaaaacttcgaattGTATAGATAATATCTAATTGTATTGTTTGAAGAATACGTTCATGTCATTTATCCATAATACTACTTATTTTCGGGTAAGTGTTACACAACTGTTGATAGATAACGAATTGATAAGCATTATTTACTTTGAACTCCCTGGACGTGTGCTGATAATCGCGGcgaaaatgtttgtataaatgtatgaaattagttcgtttatatagatatatatgtttcaaaatttatttctttagtttttattcagTAAAAATACCTGGAAAATTGGAGCTTCAGGGTCTTTGTTAATGGCAACAATCGTCTTGGAGTCCTTCATGCCGGCCAAATGCTGGATCGCGCCGCTGATGCCGACAGCGATGTATAGGtcctttaattaattgatcagtagagtatattatttttgcttttccATCTTAATGCTAAGCATTGACTGGGTTATAAAATAGACAAGGAAATAATAGATATTATGAATGCTGACGTAACAttctgcaaaaaaaaaaattaattgaacgATTAGTCGCCATGTTTCTCTTGGACTAGGAATGTTGATGTATAAAGTACTCACAGGAGCAACAATCTTGCCAGTCTGTCCGATCTGCAGGTCGTTGGGCACGAAGCCAGCGTCCACGGCGGCGCGGGACGCGCCCACCGCCGCGTTCAGCTTGTCGGCTAGATCATACAACAACTTGAAGTTGTCGCCGGACTTCAGACCACGACCTATGgaatcattttttaataactttattttggaGACAAATCaggaaaaagtaggaaagatGTAGtaggaagaaaccgagaaaatGCTAGGATGAGAAAGAAATTTTGGAGACAAATTATTTCACTCTCAACATTGAATTggattaattatatatgtctATGATACATGGTTGAGACTAAATAGCACGAAAGCAGACCCTGGGATCTGATGCTTAATCAGCTGTTAAGAAAGAAACCAAGAAAACAATCAGAGTAGAGAAAGagattatttatgaaacataAGGGCTCTCACAGTCAATGGTTGCATAACCATGCCATACTTATTTATTCCTGGTTGGGCGGGTGATCCGTCCTCCCATTTCACCCAAGTCCTCTCATCTGGGTCCTTTTCACCCAATGCCAtgcttataaatatacaataaaatatcttaccaCCAGAAACAATATTCTTGGCACTAGTCAATTCTGGCCTATCAGACTTTGTGATCTCCTGCGACAGCCACTCCACAAGGTCGGTTTTGTAGTCACCCTCCGGGGCCTTCTCTACAGCTGCAGAGCCGCCCTCTAGAGGTTCCGGAGCAAAGGCTGTGCCTCGAACTGTGATTACTTTGACAGGGTCTTTAGCTTCCAATGTGAGTATGGCATTTCCTAAAATGAAAAGTACAacatatatactatactattcATAATAACGAATGACCAAATGGCCTATTCCATACATACATGGCACATTAgcagataatttttttacagtttattaTGAATAGCAAATACCAAATAAGTGAGCAAAATCAGGAACAAACattatctagtttttttttaagtttcatagCTCCATCGTTCcctaaacaattattttgccAACAtcaaggttgagattgacacagaaaataatatgttaaaatatcaatattgaaacaTGGGTCAGTGTGTGACCTAAAATATAAgcgtatataaatatattaaacatacatatggACATATAAGgaagagtaaataaaaattataagtggatattattattttgtataaattttgcccatataattataagaaaactAATGTTAATAGAAATTGCATATTTACAGGTCTTTTAATTCAAACCAAATCaatgatatataaaaagttcACAAATCAGCAGTTGGCATATTTTGGCAGTCAAGTGTTACTATGtggtaaaataaagaataccAACATGAAgaacagaatttaaaaaaaaatagttttcaaaaGAAGGCTTAGGGCTGCAAATAGAACACCAGAGGGCCACTGCAAGCTGTGGGCTATGAGTTGCCAACTGctgtcataaattaattagtaaagattaaaatatatgtgcaCCTGCATAAACGGTCCTCACAAATGTATTTGCATCTTTAACACCAATGATGTCAGAAATTGGCGAAACATCCAGCTTAGCCGCCACCCTCGGCAACACAGCTTTACCCAAAGCAGACGCTGGGGCCACAATATGTGTGAAATTGAACTGCTTTTGAGTTGCGAGGATGAGAGGTGTTAGAGACTCCGCTGTGAAACCTTTGAAGGCATCACCCTCAGCCACCAGAACTTTGGAAATGCCACCAGCTTTAGCTACTGCTTCTGCtgcctaaaaaaaaattaatttattagttttaaatttttttttcataaaaatcgtaaCCACTTAGGTCTCAAATTAGAAAGAGAAGAAATgatcaatttgaatttgtcaaTATTTATGTGTGATCATTTTGCTTTTTAGCTTGAccttcatacaatatttttccacgaaaaatatgtagataaagaTAAGCATGACTATTTCTTAGAAGACAACCGAATTACTTACAGGACCACATTTGGTACCAGCAACAAGAACAGAAATATCACCACCGATTTTCTTCGCTGCATTTAAGGTATTCTGTGTTATAGGTAGAAGAGTTTCATTATTGTGTTCAGCTATAACGAGGGTGCTTTGCAGTCTTCgcaactgaaaaaaataaaagttttatcaGGCCAAATAAACTTTGAACTCGGgaataggtataattattttcaaagtatGATTAAATTACCTGGGAAGACAAAAGTTGCCTACTGTGCGATGAAAACATGTTaagtaagtttaaattttaacttaacttttaattttaatttattaagactatttacaatttataaaaagaaatgggTTACAAAGTCCACCACTTTACATCTACAAAAAGAAGTCATCAATCAAATCAGTTCAACTGACAGCCTACCAAGTCACTTTAGCCCTCACTCACTTATGATTTCATTCAGTTGGTATAGTGTTGCCATGGCATGAGCGAGCCATTTAGCCCGGCCGCGTACGTCCGGTTCCTTCCTTTTTCCGGCGGAAAATAAGAAACCTGTACGGCGATGTGATTCGGAAACCTACCTACCGTGttcttcataaaaaagttaaaacatactctaagctaaaatatgtttagtctctttctgtcaatttcaaatattataaaatgcgacagtgacaaaacatagtttagcttagagtatattttttttttccgaaTAATGTATGCGACCGCGCTATATCTTAGCTGACTTAGTAGTGACTGAAACTTCCACGGGAACTTTCGATTCGACCATTTTAGTAGTGACTGAAACTTCCACGGGAACTTTCGATTCGACCATTTTAGTACATTCTCGagaatagggagtattactgcacatttatcccgtcAGAGTCAGCACAGCACTGTATGTAAGGTACACTAAAGCTTTGccgtagcatattcgggtgccgataTATTGGggaaaatagtttttcatatgataaaaatacttcgaaaactatgggaaaACTATGCGAAAATTTTCGAGTCAGAAAATGATCCAAAAGAAgttcggaacacttcacacgtgaagacattaaaatatgaaattcatacaggtaagatcttcagtcaaaataaagtttataaatatcagtTTACGACCACAGTTACCAaattcaggataatccactaaatccttttTCGAAGGTATTTCTGGTCgtaggtactccgtagtaCTTTTAAATCCATGTttgacatatttaaataacattcatAGAAGGTACCTTTTGTCATTGTCACTTCTGTCGAAAACGGCCGAAAAAGCAAGCCAAGTCCGCAAATCTCTCACATTCTCCGAAcaattattaggtacctaaatcAATCAAACAAACCAAATCATTATCTCGCGACACACTATCAACTACACTATTaacgaattaatttattatataaaatatggctCTTCCTATAGTTTCTATTACTAGGCGTGAAACATTTAGCTCCTGTCACAGATTGCACAGGTAAATTTTCTAtcctatttatattctattcgaCTATACTAACTAGGTAGGAGGTACCTTATTATATACGGTTTCCagtttctaaaatattaaaaattaaattagatttaaaatttacggTTATTTACGGTTCTTGactaaattatcttttattatatatacattttaacacTGTAGAATTCGACACCAATTAGGTAAATCtggtttttacattttcttacAGTTAGTTGAATTGTAAGGTTATCTAAAGTCTTAGATTAGTAGTTATATTATCAACATTGTTATTAATTGATTTCTCTTTGTCCATTCACTGGACactttagtttaaatataaataaattattcatttatgatataataaagtaCTAAAACCTTGTACCTATACCTAGGCTATAGGTACatgtaagtttaataaatgtatttattttacagtccCTTTTTGAGTGatgaagacaataaaaaattgtatggaaaatGCAACAATCCAAATGGTCATGGGCATAACTATGTTggtaagttatttaaaaagataactgatattataataggGATTTAagataatttgtaaaattaatgacaTAGGTACAAAGGAGCATGTGAGTCTGGAGCAGGCTAAAAAGGccctgaaattttaaaaaatcttcttcGATTCATTTGAAGCTTTAAAGTAGAGAAGAGGCTAAAATAGCATAACACAATGCAATTTTCTTTGCAGTTAACTCTATTAGTTGCTACCTATTTAACAAACCCTTGTGAAACCTTTGTTGCAGTTTTAGTGACAGTAAAAGGGCCAGTAGATGCCCATACTGGCATGGTGATGAATGTACATGATCTGAAGCAGTACATGCAGCAGGCAATCATGGAGCCACTGGACCATAAAAACTTAGATCAGGATGTTCCATACTTCAAAGcagttgtaattattattgttttcagattttttaaatttattcttaaGTCAATCAGTTTTCTCTATTAAAAGTATTGCACAACGATTGGATATGTTGTGTGTTTATTGAATTAACCATTAAAACAAATAGCATGATACCTATTAGACTTAGTAAATAAACCATGACAAGCATTAAGAGATACCTACTCccattaaatattgtttataattgaataaataatgccTGCACACTGTCAAG
This DNA window, taken from Plodia interpunctella isolate USDA-ARS_2022_Savannah chromosome 2, ilPloInte3.2, whole genome shotgun sequence, encodes the following:
- the wal gene encoding electron transfer flavoprotein subunit alpha, mitochondrial — translated: MFSSHSRQLLSSQLRRLQSTLVIAEHNNETLLPITQNTLNAAKKIGGDISVLVAGTKCGPAAEAVAKAGGISKVLVAEGDAFKGFTAESLTPLILATQKQFNFTHIVAPASALGKAVLPRVAAKLDVSPISDIIGVKDANTFVRTVYAGNAILTLEAKDPVKVITVRGTAFAPEPLEGGSAAVEKAPEGDYKTDLVEWLSQEITKSDRPELTSAKNIVSGGRGLKSGDNFKLLYDLADKLNAAVGASRAAVDAGFVPNDLQIGQTGKIVAPDLYIAVGISGAIQHLAGMKDSKTIVAINKDPEAPIFQVSDYGLVADLFKAVPELTQKL
- the pr gene encoding 6-pyruvoyl tetrahydrobiopterin synthase → MALPIVSITRRETFSSCHRLHSPFLSDEDNKKLYGKCNNPNGHGHNYVVLVTVKGPVDAHTGMVMNVHDLKQYMQQAIMEPLDHKNLDQDVPYFKAVVSTTENLAIFIWDQLQKVMEKPQLLHEVKILETEKNHVVYRGGSTYPRKKPDNSSLHPNNCNVSSDSD